From Streptomyces sp. SAI-135:
CGACGGCGGCTCCCAGCATCAGCAGGTCGCCGAGGCGGGGCGCGTGGAAGCCGTTGCCCGCCATGAGGAGTCCGACGGCCAGGACGCACACACCGGCGGCCGCGTAGAACACGGGCGGCAGGCCGCCCCGGTGACCGGTCCGGTCGAGGAGGGGGGTGAGGACGATGGTCAGGCTGATGATGAGGCCCGCGTTGGCGGCGCTGGTGTGGGCGACGCCGTAGGTCTCGACGACCAGGACGGCGGCCTGGGTGAGCCCGAGGGGCACCCCGGCCCGCAGCTCCTCGCGGGTCCACCGGCGCGGGCCTCGCCCGCGGGAGGCGACGACGCCGAGGCAGGCGAGCGCGGACAGGGCGTAGCGGGCGAAGAGGACCAGCAGGACGGGGAGGGCGGAGGTCGCGGTCTGGGCGGAGAGATAGCTCGAACCCCAGACGATCGCGACCAGCAGGAGTACCAGGTCGGTACGGCGGGCGTCGGACACCCGCCCAGCCTGCACCCCTTCGTCCCTGAAGCCCAGAGCCACTTTCTTCAACGATCTTTCAGTACTCCTACACTGTCCCGGTGGACGAACGACAGCTGCGGATCCTGCGGGAACTGGGCGAACTGGGCAGCGTCACCGCCGTCGCCGAGGCCCTGTTGGTGACCCCGTCGGCGATCTCGCAGCAGCTCAGGCTGTTGCAGCGGTCGGTGAAGGTGCCGCTGACCGAGCGCGACGGCAGGCGGCTGGTGCTCACGGACGCCGGGCAGGCGCTGGCGGGCGCGGCCGTCGAGGTGGAGACGGCGCTGGCCCGGGCCCGGCACACGGTCGAGGAGTTCGAGGACCGGCCCGACGCCGAGGTCTCGGTGGCGGCCTTCCACAGCGCGGGCGCGGCCTTCTTCCCGCTGCTGCTGCGCGCCCTGGCCGACCCCGGCACGCCGGTGCCGAGGCTGGCCGACGAGGACGTCCCGCAGGAGGACTTCCCCCGCCTCACCCGCGCGTACGACATCGTCCTGGCCCACCGCCTCGACCACGCCCCCGGCTGGCCGCCCACGGTGACGGCCACGACGCTCCTGCGCGAGCCCCTGGACGTGGCCATGCCGGCCGGCCACCCGCTGGCGGCACGGCGCCGGGTGACCCCGGCGGACGTGGCGGGCGAGCCCTGGATCACCGTCCACGACGGCTTCCCCGTCATGGCCACCATCGAGGCGATCGCGGCGGCCGCGGGCCGGCGCCCGCATCTGGCCCACCGCATCAACGAGTTCGCGGTGGCGGCGGAGGTGGTGGCGGCGGGCGGCGGCCTGGCGTTGATGCCCCGCTGGACGACGCGCCGGCATCCGGCACTGGTCCTGAGGCCCTTGAGCGGGGTACGGGCCAGGCGCCACATCGACGCCCTGTACCGGCCGGAGCGAACCGCGAGGAGAGCCGTCCGCACGGTGGTGACGGAACTGCGGAGGGCGGCGCTTCTCATCCAGGGCGAGGAGACCCCCTAGGGGCGCGGGGCTGTATCAATGTGCGGCTCGGCCGCGTGGCCGCGACCAGCCACCGACGACCCGCACCCGTCCACCGGTCAGAACGGATACCACCGCACGGTCCCGTCACCGTCCCGCAGGGACGCCACTCTCCGCTCGAACTCGGCCAGCGCCTTCGGGTTGGTCGGCGCGTGCTGCGCGACCCACGCACAGCTGGCTGTCTCCCGAGCCCCCCGCAGTACGGAGCACCCCTCCCACTCCCGCACATCCCAGCCGTATGCGGCGGTGAAGGAGTCATAGGCCTCGGCCGCAAGACCGTAACGGTCGCGGGACAGCGCCATCACCACCAGGTCGTGCTCGCGCAGATCCGAGGAGAACGTCTCCAGGTCGACGAGGACCGGCCCGTCCGGCCCGACGTGCACATTGCGGGGAAGCGCGTCCCCATGGATCGGCCCCGGCGGCAGATGAGGGGTCAGCGAGGCCGCGGCCGCCGCGAAACCGTCCCTGCGTTCACGGAGGTACGCCGCGTCGGCGGGGTCGATCGCGTCGCCCGCGAGCCGCAGCCACCGCTCGACACCGCCCAGCAGCTCACGGGGAGGCAGGGTGAAGGAGGACGGCGCGGGCAGCGCGTGCACGACCCGCAGCAGTTCGGCCAAATCCCGCGCCCCGGCGGGCCGTACGGCGTCGGGAAGCCGGTGCCACAACGTCACCGGGTGCCCCTGGACCGACCGCGCCTCCGGTTCGGCCGCCCGCACCGCGGGCACCCCGGCCTCCGCCAGCCACACCGCGATGTGCAGTTCACGGCGCGCCCGGTCGAGGAGCTCGGCGTCGCGCGCCACCTTGACGACCAGGTCACCGGCGGCGAACACGGCGTTCTCGCCGAGGGCGAGCAGCTCCGCCGACCGAGTCGGCAGGCCCGCCGCGGCCAGTACCTCCCGCGCCCGTGCCTCGTCCATCGTCTCCCACGCCTCCCGGTCCTGACCTGTCCCGCATGTCTGTGTACGGCCACCGCGAACGCCGTCGAGTTCGCGCCATCCACCGGTCAGTCTCGCATTCGTACAGGTAGGGCCGTGTGCGCACCGCCTTGACGGCGCATACCCCCTTCACGACCATGACGGAGGCCCAGGCCAGGAGGGCCGGATCGGCACGAGCCGCGTGAAGGAGCCGATGACGTGACCTTGGTGACCGCGACGGAGCGGTCGGCACAGGACGCACCGCGCGCCGAGGGGGACCGCCGCCCTTCCGACCGCGGGGCCTGGTTCCTGGTGCTGCCCGCCCTGGTCCCGATCCTGGTGCTGAGCGTGGGACCGCTGCTGTACGGGATCCTGCTGGCCTTCACCGACGCCCAGTCGGGCCGGACCCGGGCCACGCAGTGGATCGGCGGCCTCAACTTCCAGGACCTGCTGCACGACACCCTGTTCTGGGAGTCGTTCCGGATCGGTCTGGTGTGGGCGGTCGGCGTGACCGTGCCGCAGTTCCTGCTGGCGCTCGGCCTCGCCCTCCTGCTGAACGAGGACCTCAAACTGCGCTGGCTCGCCCGCGCCCTCGCGATCATCCCGTGGGCCATGCCTGAGGTCGTCGTCGGTGTGATGTGGCGGCTCGTCTACAACCCGGACGCCGGTGTCCTCAACGAGACCCTGCGCACCCTCGGCCTCGGCGACGGCCGGGACTGGCTCAGCGGGCTGTCCACCGCCCTGCCCGCCGTGATCGTCGTCGGCGTGTGGGCCGGGATGCCGCAGACCACGGTCACCCTGCTCGCCGGCCTCCAGAACACCCCGCGCGAACTCCACGAGGCGGCCGCGATGGACGGCGCGGGCGCCTGGCGCAGATTCCGCACGGTCACCTGGCCCGCCCTCAGACCGGTCGCGCTCGCGATCACCGCGCTCAACTTCATCTGGAACTTCAACTCGTTCGCCCTGGTGTACGTGCTGACCAGCGGCGGGCCCGGCGGCCGCACCCGGCTGCCCATGCTCTTCGCCTACGAAGAGGCCTTCCGCTACGGCCAGTTCGGCTACGCGGCCGCGATGGGCTGTGTGATGGTCGCCGTCGTCTCCGTCCTGCTCGCCCTCTTCCTCGTCGGCCGCCTCAAGGGAGGTGACGAGGCATGAGGACGAGCACCCTGGGCCGCGCCGGCCAGTACGGCGCCCTGCTCGCCTATCTGGTCTTCCTCGCCTTCCCCTTCCTCTGGCTGGTCTCCACCGCCTTCAAGTCCCCGCGGGAACTGGGCAGTCTGCACCCGACCTGGATCCCCCGGGACCCCACCCTCGACAACTTCCGGCAGGCCTTCGACGAACAGCCCCTGCTGCGCGCCGCCGGGAACTCCCTGCTCGCCGCGCTCGCCGCCGCCGTGATCGCCGTGCTGCTCGCGACCCCGCTCGCCTACGTCATGGCCCGCCACCGCACCCGGCTCGCGAAGGCGGCCACCGGCTGGGTGGTGGTCAGCCAGGCGTTCCCGCTCGTGCTGGTGATCATCCCGCTGTTCCTGGTGCTGAAGAACCTGCGGCTGGTCAACTCCCTCGCGGGACTGGTGCTGGTGTACGTCGTGTGGGCGCTGCCGTTCGCGCTGTGGATGCTCGTCGGCTACGTCCGAGCGGTGCCGACCGAGCTGGAGGAGGCGGCAGCCGTCGACGGGGCCGGGCGGCTGCGGACCCTGGTGTCGGTGACGGCCCCGCTGCTCGCCCCGGGGATCGTGGCGACGGCGCTGTTCGCGTTCATCACCGCGTGGAACGAGTTCTTCTTCGCGCTGGTGCTGCTGAAGACCGCGGACAAGCAGACCCTGCCGGTCGTCCTCACCCACTTCATCGGCGCGGAGGGCGTCGCCGACCTGGGCCCGCTCGCGGCGGCCGCCTTCCTCGCCACCCTGCCCTCGCTGGTCATCTTCGCGATCATCCAACGCCGCATCACGGGAGGCATGTTGGCCGGGGCGGTGAAGAGCTGATGCGCGCACGCTGGTTCACGGCGGTCCTCCTCCTGCTCCTGGCCGGGTGCACCGGCACCAGCGCCCCCGAGGACGGTCGCGTCACCCTGCGCTTCCAGTCCCTCGCCTGGCAGGAGGAGTCCGTCCAGGCCAACCAGGAACTCGTGAAGGAGTGGAACGCCACTCATCCGGACGTCAAGGTCGAGTATGTGCAGGGGAGTTGGGACAGCGTCCACGACCAGCTGCTCACCTCGTTCGAGGGCGGCGAGGCGCCCGACATCATCCACGACGCCTCCGACGACCTCGCGGACTTCGCCTACGGCGGTTATCTCGCCGACCTCAGGGACCTGCTCCCCGCACGGCTGAAGTCGGACATCCCGCAGCGGAGCTGGGACACCACCACCTTCGGCGACGGCGTCTACGGCGTGCCCTTCCTCCAGGAGCCGCGGGTTCTCGTCGCCAACGCCGAGTGGCTGAGGGAGTCCGGTGTGCGGGTCCCGACGCCTGAACACCCGTGGAGCTGGCCGGAGTTCCGCCGGATCACCGAGCAGCTCAGCGGCGCGGGCAAGTACGGCGTGGCCTGGCCGCTCAAGGAGCCCGTCTCCGCGACCCTCAACCTGTCGCTGTCGGCGGGCGGACAGCTCTTCCACCGGGGCGCCGACGGAAAGGTCGTCATCCGCTTCGAGAAGGCCGACGAGACCGTGCCCCGCGCCATCCACGACCAGGCGAACACCGACCGCAGCGCCTCGCCCACCACGCTCGGCAGCGGCGGCTCCGACACCCTGCCCGGCTTCTTCGGCGGCAAGTACGCGATGGTCCCGCTCGGGTTCTCCTACCGCCAGCAGATCACCCAGCAGGCCCCCGAGGGCTTCCGGTGGCAGGTCCTGCCCGCCCCGGCCGGCGCCGACGGACTCACCCAGGGCGTCAGCCCGCAGACCCTGTCCGTCGCCGAGGACAGCCCGCACAAGAAGGAGGCCGCCGAGTTCATCGACTTCCTCCTCCAGCCGCGGAACATGGTCCGGCTGGCCCTGGGGGACTGGATGCTGCCCACCGGGACCGAGGCGCTGAAGGACCCCGCCCTGCGCACCGCGAAGGACGGCTGGGCGACGGGCACCGCCCTCGCCTCCCACCTCCGCTCGGCGCCCGCGCAGTCCGTCCGGGGCTATCCGGAATGGAAGGACAAGGTGGCCACCCCCGCCTTCCAGGAGTACTACAGCGGGGCGATCGGCCTCGGTGAGCTGCGCACCCGCCTGGAGGAGGACGGAAACCTGGTGCTGGCCCGCTACCAGCGCTGACGACGGAAATCAGTTTGCACGAGACGTCTCGTCTCGTGCAGGGTGGTCTCCATGACCTCACACATCGCCATGTTCTCCATCGCCGCCCACGGCCACGTCAACCCCAGCCTCGAGGTGGTCCGCGAGCTCGTGGCGCGCGGGCACCGGGTCACGTACGCCGTCCCGCCCCTGTTCGCCGAGAAGGTCGCCGAGACCGGGGCGGAGGTGAAGCCGTGGAACTCGACGCTCCCCGGACCCGACGACGACCCGTCCGCCTGGGGCACCGAGCTCCTGGACCACGTGGAGCTCTTCCTCGCCGACGCCATGCAGGCCCTGCCCCAGCTCGCCGAGGCGTACGACGGAGACGAACCCGATCTCGTCCTGCACGACATCACCGCCTACCCGGCCCGCGTCCTGGCCCACCGCTGGGGCGTGCCCGCGATCTCCCTCTCCCCGAACCTCGTCGCCTGGGAGGGCTACGAAGAGGAGGTCGCCGAACCGATGTGGGCCGGGCCGAAGAGCACCGCACGCGGGCAGGCCTACTACGCCCGCTTCCAGGAGTGGCTGCGGGAGAACGGGATCGATCTGCACCCCGATGCCTTCGTCGGGCGCCCCGACCGGTCCCTCGTCCTGATCCCCAGGGCGCTCCAGCCCCACGCCGACCGGGTCGACGAGAGCGTGTACACGTTCGTCGGCGCCTGCCAGGGGGACCGCGGTTCCCAGGGGGAGTGGCGGCGCCCGGAGACGGCCGGGAAGGTGGCCCTGGTCTCCCTCGGCTCCTCCTTCACCAAGCGGCCCGACTTCTACAAGGAGTGCCTCAGGGCCTTCGGTGACCTGCCCGGCTGGCACCTCGTGCTCCAGATCGGCAGGCACGTCGACCCGGCCGAGCTGGGCGCCGTACCGGACAACGTGGAAGTGCGCTCCTGGGTACCGCAGTTGGCGGTGCTCAGGCAGGCCGACCTGTTCGTCACGCACGCCGGCGCGGGCGGCAGCCAGGAGGGACTGGCGACCGCCACGCCGATGATCGCCGTACCGCAGGCCGTGGACCAGTTCGGCAACGCCGCCATGCTCCAGGGGCTCGGGGTCGCCCGCCGGATCGACACCGAGGAGGCCACCGCCGAGGCGCTGCGCGAGGCCGCCCTCGCGCTCGTCGACGACCCCGAGGTCGCCCGCAGGCTCAAGGAGGTCCAGGCCGAGATGGCCCAGGAAGGCGGCACCCGCAGGGCCGCCGACCTCATCGAGGCGCAACTGCGCGCATGAGTGAGGGCCCGTTGGCACCCCGGTGACCAACGGACCCTCGGTACAAGGAGGTTCAGTCCCGCCCGGTGCGGGTCAGACCCTCAGCGGCTCACTCTCGTCGTCCCGGGCCGCGGGCGTCGCCACGGCGTCCGCGGCCTCGTCGTGGGTGAGGTCGGGCAGCCTGTGCAGCCACTTCGGCAGGTACCAGTTGCGCTCGCCGAGCAGGGCCATGACCGCCGGGAGCAGCACGCCCCGGATGATCGTGGCGTCGATGAGCACCGCGGCCGCGAGGCCCACGCCCATCTGCTTCATGGACTGCATGGACAGCGTCCCGAAGATCGCGAACACGGCGACCATGATGACGGCGGCGCTGGTGACGACACCGGCCGTGGTGACCACGCCGTGCTGGATCGCGTCCTTGGTGCTGCGGCCCCGCAGGTGCGCCTCCCGGATCCGCGAGACCACGAACACGTGGTAGTCCATCGACAGGCCGAACAGGATCACGAAGAGGAACAGCGGCAGCCAGGTGATGATCGCGCCGACGCCCTCCGCGCCCACCAGCGAGGCGCCCCAGCCGTGCTGGAAGACCGCGACGAGGATGCCGTAGGCGGCGCCCACCGACAGCAGGTTGAGCACGATCGAGGTGATCGCCACCGTCAGCGAACGGAACGACAGCAGCATCAGCACGAACGCGAAGACCACGACGAACGCGAACACCGGGACGACCGCTCCGGCCAGCTGGTCGTTGAAGTCCTTCGACCCGGCGACCTGTCCGGTGATGGGCGCCTCGACACCGTCGACCTTGCCGAGCGTGGCCGGCCGGACCTCGTCGCGCAGTTTGTCCAGGCTCTCACCGGCCTTGTCGAGGTCGGAACCGCCCACCAGCGGGACGTACACGAAGGCGAGGTTCTGCGCGTCGTGCAGCTTGATCTCTACCGGGCCGCGCGAGGCGCCCGAGGAGATCGCCTTCGCCTTGAAGTCGGCCAGCGCGCCGGTGACCTCGGGGGCGTTGATGTCGGCCGCCTTGACGACCACCTCGGCCGGCTCGGAGCCGCCCGGGAAGGCCTCGTTGACCCGGTTGTACGTCTGCACGATCGGCAGCGAGTCGCCGAACTCCTGGTCCAGGGTGAGGTTCTGGGTCTTCATGCCGAGCGCGGGTGCCGCGACGGCGAGCAGCGCGCCGGCCGCCACGACCACCGAGACGACGGGCTTGGCCAGGACGCCCTTGAGCACGGCCGTCCAGAAACGGCTCTCCCGGTTGCCGCTCCGCTTGCGGCGCAGCCGGCTCTCCGGGTGCAGCCACGGGATCTTGCCCTTCTCGACCCGCTCGCCAAGGAGCGAGAGCAGCGCGGGCAGCACGGTCACGGAACCGACCATGGCCACCGCCACGACCATCAGCGAGGCCAGGCCCATCGCCTCGAACTCGGCGAGC
This genomic window contains:
- a CDS encoding LysR family transcriptional regulator, whose protein sequence is MDERQLRILRELGELGSVTAVAEALLVTPSAISQQLRLLQRSVKVPLTERDGRRLVLTDAGQALAGAAVEVETALARARHTVEEFEDRPDAEVSVAAFHSAGAAFFPLLLRALADPGTPVPRLADEDVPQEDFPRLTRAYDIVLAHRLDHAPGWPPTVTATTLLREPLDVAMPAGHPLAARRRVTPADVAGEPWITVHDGFPVMATIEAIAAAAGRRPHLAHRINEFAVAAEVVAAGGGLALMPRWTTRRHPALVLRPLSGVRARRHIDALYRPERTARRAVRTVVTELRRAALLIQGEETP
- a CDS encoding aminoglycoside phosphotransferase family protein, with product MDEARAREVLAAAGLPTRSAELLALGENAVFAAGDLVVKVARDAELLDRARRELHIAVWLAEAGVPAVRAAEPEARSVQGHPVTLWHRLPDAVRPAGARDLAELLRVVHALPAPSSFTLPPRELLGGVERWLRLAGDAIDPADAAYLRERRDGFAAAAASLTPHLPPGPIHGDALPRNVHVGPDGPVLVDLETFSSDLREHDLVVMALSRDRYGLAAEAYDSFTAAYGWDVREWEGCSVLRGARETASCAWVAQHAPTNPKALAEFERRVASLRDGDGTVRWYPF
- a CDS encoding sugar ABC transporter permease, whose protein sequence is MTLVTATERSAQDAPRAEGDRRPSDRGAWFLVLPALVPILVLSVGPLLYGILLAFTDAQSGRTRATQWIGGLNFQDLLHDTLFWESFRIGLVWAVGVTVPQFLLALGLALLLNEDLKLRWLARALAIIPWAMPEVVVGVMWRLVYNPDAGVLNETLRTLGLGDGRDWLSGLSTALPAVIVVGVWAGMPQTTVTLLAGLQNTPRELHEAAAMDGAGAWRRFRTVTWPALRPVALAITALNFIWNFNSFALVYVLTSGGPGGRTRLPMLFAYEEAFRYGQFGYAAAMGCVMVAVVSVLLALFLVGRLKGGDEA
- a CDS encoding carbohydrate ABC transporter permease translates to MRTSTLGRAGQYGALLAYLVFLAFPFLWLVSTAFKSPRELGSLHPTWIPRDPTLDNFRQAFDEQPLLRAAGNSLLAALAAAVIAVLLATPLAYVMARHRTRLAKAATGWVVVSQAFPLVLVIIPLFLVLKNLRLVNSLAGLVLVYVVWALPFALWMLVGYVRAVPTELEEAAAVDGAGRLRTLVSVTAPLLAPGIVATALFAFITAWNEFFFALVLLKTADKQTLPVVLTHFIGAEGVADLGPLAAAAFLATLPSLVIFAIIQRRITGGMLAGAVKS
- a CDS encoding sugar ABC transporter substrate-binding protein translates to MRARWFTAVLLLLLAGCTGTSAPEDGRVTLRFQSLAWQEESVQANQELVKEWNATHPDVKVEYVQGSWDSVHDQLLTSFEGGEAPDIIHDASDDLADFAYGGYLADLRDLLPARLKSDIPQRSWDTTTFGDGVYGVPFLQEPRVLVANAEWLRESGVRVPTPEHPWSWPEFRRITEQLSGAGKYGVAWPLKEPVSATLNLSLSAGGQLFHRGADGKVVIRFEKADETVPRAIHDQANTDRSASPTTLGSGGSDTLPGFFGGKYAMVPLGFSYRQQITQQAPEGFRWQVLPAPAGADGLTQGVSPQTLSVAEDSPHKKEAAEFIDFLLQPRNMVRLALGDWMLPTGTEALKDPALRTAKDGWATGTALASHLRSAPAQSVRGYPEWKDKVATPAFQEYYSGAIGLGELRTRLEEDGNLVLARYQR
- a CDS encoding MMPL family transporter, with protein sequence MRNGDTRVRGLAARAGGWSARHRWAAVGIWVLFVVLAMGLGSAAGRVDVKDSDQLKGETHTAAKIIEDAGIDEPASESVLIQARDAGGKATDADFRAAVAAVVKAVEGTGKVTDVTSPYDTNTISKDGRSALVQFDMRGDADTAGERVEPVLKAVEGVQKEHESLRIEEIGGASMMKTFDDAFGDDFQKAELSAVPVALGILLIAFGALVAALLPVLLAVSAIMATMGLMGIVSHVMPMSDTANSVMLLVGLAVGVDYCLFYLRREREERQAGRDSQTALRIAAATSGRAIIVSGVTVCVAMAGMLFTGLAEFEAMGLASLMVVAVAMVGSVTVLPALLSLLGERVEKGKIPWLHPESRLRRKRSGNRESRFWTAVLKGVLAKPVVSVVVAAGALLAVAAPALGMKTQNLTLDQEFGDSLPIVQTYNRVNEAFPGGSEPAEVVVKAADINAPEVTGALADFKAKAISSGASRGPVEIKLHDAQNLAFVYVPLVGGSDLDKAGESLDKLRDEVRPATLGKVDGVEAPITGQVAGSKDFNDQLAGAVVPVFAFVVVFAFVLMLLSFRSLTVAITSIVLNLLSVGAAYGILVAVFQHGWGASLVGAEGVGAIITWLPLFLFVILFGLSMDYHVFVVSRIREAHLRGRSTKDAIQHGVVTTAGVVTSAAVIMVAVFAIFGTLSMQSMKQMGVGLAAAVLIDATIIRGVLLPAVMALLGERNWYLPKWLHRLPDLTHDEAADAVATPAARDDESEPLRV